A window of the Miscanthus floridulus cultivar M001 chromosome 14, ASM1932011v1, whole genome shotgun sequence genome harbors these coding sequences:
- the LOC136504928 gene encoding plant cysteine oxidase 2-like isoform X2, with product MLDRMRPEDVGLSPALRYFRTRDATQGIPTITHTTIYKCPNFSMVILFLPRNAVIPLHNHPGMTVFSKLLLGSMHIKSYDWVDPEPDPSASTCSSSSSSDVRLAKLVIDDVFTAPCDTSVLYPTTGGNMHRFTAIAPCAILDVLGPPYSIEEDRDCTYYTDIPYTRHLMAADDTSDDLNGVDVEQSQGRLAWLKEIDMPTELKMCSVRYGGPPISDK from the exons ATGCTCG ACAGAATGCGACCAGAGGATGTTGGCCTAAGCCCAGCTCTCAGGTACTTCAGGACTCGAGACGCCACTCAGGGCATCCCGACAATCACGCACACGACCATCTACAAGTGCCCGAATTTTTCG ATGGTTATCCTGTTCTTGCCACGAAACGCGGTCATCCCTCTTCACAATCACCCTGGAATGACGGTGTTCAGCAAGCTGCTCCTCGGGTCGATGCATATCAAGTCGTACGATTGGGTCGATCCTGAACCTGATCCTTCTGCGAGCACCTGTTCTTCATCGTCGTCGTCCGATG TGAGACTGGCAAAACTGGTGATTGATGATGTTTTTACGGCGCCGTGCGACACCTCGGTCCTGTACCCAACAACCGGAGGGAACATGCACCGGTTCACCGCCATTGCGCCTTGCGCGATCCTCGACGTTCTTGGGCCCCCGTACTCCATAGAGGAGGACAGGGACTGCACATACTACACCGATATACCATACACACGCCATTTGA TGGCCGCAGACGACACCAGTGATGACCTCAACGGCGTGGACGTGGAGCAGAGCCAAGGCCGTCTAGCATGGCTGAAGGAGATCGACATGCCGACAGAGCTCAAGATGTGTAGCGTCCGCTATGGTGGCCCGCCGATCTCCGACAAGTGA
- the LOC136504928 gene encoding plant cysteine oxidase 2-like isoform X1, whose product MKVAAAAATGAGVVEVKLELEVASAPPEPAAAPTEREAKRRRVHVVPGPPGRRVQAAAAVQRLFQACRHVFRGPGTVPKPAGVQLLRDMLDRMRPEDVGLSPALRYFRTRDATQGIPTITHTTIYKCPNFSMVILFLPRNAVIPLHNHPGMTVFSKLLLGSMHIKSYDWVDPEPDPSASTCSSSSSSDGQLRLAKLVIDDVFTAPCDTSVLYPTTGGNMHRFTAIAPCAILDVLGPPYSIEEDRDCTYYTDIPYTRHLMAADDTSDDLNGVDVEQSQGRLAWLKEIDMPTELKMCSVRYGGPPISDK is encoded by the exons ATgaaggtggcggcggcagcggcgacggGCGCGGGGGTAGTGGAAGTGAAGCTCGAGCTCGAGGTGGCGTCGGCGCCGCCGGAGCCCGCGGCCGCACCGACGGAGCGGGAGGCCAAGAGGCGCCGGGTGCACGTGGTGCCGGGTCCGCCGGGGCGCCGCGTGCAGGCTGCCGCCGCCGTGCAGCGGCTCTTCCAGGCCTGCCGCCACGTCTTCAGGGGCCCCGGCACCGTGCCCAAGCCCGCCGGGGTCCAGCTGCTCCGCGACATGCTCG ACAGAATGCGACCAGAGGATGTTGGCCTAAGCCCAGCTCTCAGGTACTTCAGGACTCGAGACGCCACTCAGGGCATCCCGACAATCACGCACACGACCATCTACAAGTGCCCGAATTTTTCG ATGGTTATCCTGTTCTTGCCACGAAACGCGGTCATCCCTCTTCACAATCACCCTGGAATGACGGTGTTCAGCAAGCTGCTCCTCGGGTCGATGCATATCAAGTCGTACGATTGGGTCGATCCTGAACCTGATCCTTCTGCGAGCACCTGTTCTTCATCGTCGTCGTCCGATGGTCAGT TGAGACTGGCAAAACTGGTGATTGATGATGTTTTTACGGCGCCGTGCGACACCTCGGTCCTGTACCCAACAACCGGAGGGAACATGCACCGGTTCACCGCCATTGCGCCTTGCGCGATCCTCGACGTTCTTGGGCCCCCGTACTCCATAGAGGAGGACAGGGACTGCACATACTACACCGATATACCATACACACGCCATTTGA TGGCCGCAGACGACACCAGTGATGACCTCAACGGCGTGGACGTGGAGCAGAGCCAAGGCCGTCTAGCATGGCTGAAGGAGATCGACATGCCGACAGAGCTCAAGATGTGTAGCGTCCGCTATGGTGGCCCGCCGATCTCCGACAAGTGA